The nucleotide window TATCTAATTTGTGGTGGTCTGGTCCAAGTTGGTTAAACAAATCCGAATGCGATTGGCCTCAAGAGGTAAAGTGTCCAGAGAACTTGCCTGAACTAAAGTGTGCCTCAAATGCATTCTTAATACGTGCGTTGGAACCAGTAGTAGATATAAGTCGCTTCTCTTCATTGAGCAAGCTAATTAGAACAGTAGCCTTTGTTCTAAGATTCATTTCAATAATCTCAAATAAAGATTCTAGACGAACAAATGGTCCTCTTAATACTGAAGAATTAAGAAAGGCATACAAGCTTCTTCTCAAAATGTCACAAAGAGAGTCATATACCGTAGAGATAAACAACTTGTTAAACAGACAAGAAATCAATACTAAAAGCAAAATTCTTAATCATAATCCTTTTATCGATCAGGAAGGTTTATTAAGAGTTGGTGGTCGTTTTAACAAATTCAGATTATTCGTATGACAAGAAACATCCCATTATCGTGTCGGCACACAATCCGTTaaccaaattaatttttaaatcagaGCATCTAAAATTGATGCATGCCGGCCCACAACTTTTGCTTAGTTCTTTACGTCAGTCCATTTGGCCGGTATCAGGAAGAAATCTTGCTAAATTAACAGTTAGACAGTGTGTGACTTGCTTCAGATTCAATGCGAAGAACATAAATCCTATAATGGGTAATTTGCCGAAAACTCGATTGATGCTGGTTATCCATTCAAGGTTTGTGGGGTAGATTATGGCGGaccttttattattaaaaatcgaTACGGTAGGGGCAGTAAAACTTCAAAATGTTATATGGCACTGTTTGTATGTTTTGCTGTCAAAGCAGTTCATATTGAGCTAGTTTCTGATCTTTCGACAGATACTTTTTTATTAGCACTAAAACGATTCATTAGCAGACGCGGAAAACCTCAACAAATATATTCTGACAATGGTACTAATTTCGTTGGCGCGAATCACGAATTACAAGCGTTAAGTAAGTTTTtgatttcaaatcaaaataaaattttggaGTTGTGCTCATCCGAAAATATAAACTGGCACTTTATTCCAGCACATTCTCCGCATTTCGGTGGCCTCTGGGAGGCAGGAATTAAATCAAGCAAAAATCATTTAAAGCGAGTTGTAggtaataatattctaacattcGAAGAATTATCAACAGTTTTTGCACAGATCGAAGCGATTTTAAATTCCCGACCCCTCTCACCACTCTCTTCCGATCCTAACGATGAAAATCCATTAACTCCTGCTCACTTTCTCATCGGCAAACCGTTAATAGCAACACCAGAACCCGACATCACAGATTTACCTACTGGAAGACTTTCTCGTTTCCAACTCCTGGAACAAATGCGACAGAACTTCTGGCGACGATGGTCGAAAGAATATATATCCGAATTACAGCAGAGGGTTAAATGGAAAAAGACGCAGAGAACTTTATCACAAGGCTCCATAGTAATCGTGAAGGAGGATAATATCAATCCGTTGAAATGGAGACTGGGTCGTGTTCTGGAGTTACATCCTGGAA belongs to Diabrotica undecimpunctata isolate CICGRU unplaced genomic scaffold, icDiaUnde3 ctg00001472.1, whole genome shotgun sequence and includes:
- the LOC140431604 gene encoding uncharacterized protein, yielding MALFVCFAVKAVHIELVSDLSTDTFLLALKRFISRRGKPQQIYSDNGTNFVGANHELQALSKFLISNQNKILELCSSENINWHFIPAHSPHFGGLWEAGIKSSKNHLKRVVGNNILTFEELSTVFAQIEAILNSRPLSPLSSDPNDENPLTPAHFLIGKPLIATPEPDITDLPTGRLSRFQLLEQMRQNFWRRWSKEYISELQQRVKWKKTQRTLSQGSIVIVKEDNINPLKWRLGRVLELHPGKDGICRVASIRTATGVIRRAFSKICPLPIQD